One segment of Oreochromis niloticus isolate F11D_XX linkage group LG8, O_niloticus_UMD_NMBU, whole genome shotgun sequence DNA contains the following:
- the si:ch211-141o9.10 gene encoding uncharacterized protein si:ch211-141o9.10 — MSQRKRGTRKRKNEDASAGEKEGEDTEERGDRRKNRATKKYIGAHVGIQGGIWKAVESCMEMGGSSFALFLGSQRSWKRPALDHTAAAKFQELCSQQGFDPAHILPHGSYLMNCGSPKEDVFEKSQALLVDELSRCNLLGLSLYNFHPGSSLGTITTEQCVDKIASAINYAHQETPSVVTVLENMSGQGSTVGGKFCELKSIIDRVRDQTRVGVCLDTCHAFAAGYDLAAEGGVKAMLDEFDQEVGLQYLKAIHLNDSKGKLGCNLDRHEDIGKGHIGISAFREIVNEPRLDNIPLILETPGRPGFEYTEQIDLLYSLCEKK, encoded by the exons ATGAGTCAGAGAAAAAGGGGAAcgaggaaaaggaaaaacgaGGATGCCTCCGCAGGAGAAAAGGAGGGCGAGGACACTGAGGAAAGAGGAGACAGGAGGAAGAACCGCGCAACAAAGAAGTACATTGGAGCTCATGTTGGCATTCAAG GTGGGATATGGAAAGCCGTGGAGTCCTGTATGGAGATGGGTGGCAGCAGTTTCGCCCTGTTCCTGGGGTCCCAGCGATCGTGGAAGAGGCCTGCATTGGACCATACAGCTGCAGCAAAGTTTCAGGAGCTGTGTTCCCAACAGGGGTTTGACCCAGCTCATATCTTGCCTCATGGCTCCTACCTGATGAACTGTGGATCTCCTAAAGAGG ATGTGTTTGAAAAGAGCCAGGCCCTGCTGGTGGACGAGCTCAGCCGCTGCAACCTGCTGGGTCTCAGCCTCTATAACTTCCACCCCGGCTCCTCCCTGGGTACCATCACCACTGAGCAGTGTGTGGACAAGATTGCGAGCGCCATCAATTATGCTCACCAGGAAACCCCATCAGTGGTTACAG TGTTGGAGAACATGAGTGGCCAAGGCAGTACGGTGGGCGGCAAGTTTTGTGAGCTAAAGAGCATCATAGACAGAGTGAGAGACCAGACCAGGGTAGGAGTCTGTCTGGATACCTGCCATGCATTTGCAGCAG GATACGACCTCGCTGCAGAGGGAGGTGTGAAGGCCATGCTGGATGAGTTTGACCAAGAAGTGGGGCTCCAATACCTCAAGGCCATTCATCTTAATGACTCCAAAG GTAAACTTGGCTGTAACCTGGATCGGCATGAAGATATCGGCAAAGGTCACATTGGAATCTCTGCATTTCGAGAAATTGTCAATGAGCCCAGACTGGACAACATCCCTCTGATCCTGGAGACACCCGGacg GCCTGGATTTGAATACACTGAGCAGATTGACCTTCTCTATTCCCTGTGTGAGAAAAAGTGA